The candidate division WOR-3 bacterium DNA window CCTCCAAAAAGATACACGAAGATCATGTGTGGCACGTCTTGGGCGATCGTGTAGTAGATCGCCACCGAACAATAAGCCAGTTTGTAGAGAACACCAACAGTAACCAGATCGCGATTTCTCTCCAGGTTCCCCCGGTACAGCAAATAGTATGCAACACCAATGACAAACAAGAAGCTGCCGATCAGTGATAGATAGGCACCGTGGGCAGGTAGTCGATCTGCTATGCCGATGATATCGAATGCGGTCCTATAGAAAAGAGTGAAGATAATGCCCAGTGATATGTCGTAGATGGCCGCGATGAGGAAAAGCGCTTTGTAGTATTTCTCTCTTACTTTACTCATATATCCTCCTTTTTACAGAGATACGCTAATGCCGTTGCTTCGATATTTGCAGAAGAGACGGAACACCTTCGGCGCACAACATAGACCCGTGCACTTTGGGGATTATAGGCTCACCCGCGACCCGTGTCAATATTCTGATGGGAATATTCTTCATCGCTGCCGGAATTGTTGACGTGCATAGCCCATGCAGCGTAATCCATAGCGTTTGGCGTTGACAGGCTATTCATTATTCTATACAATGACAGAAGGAGAGGGCAATGGAGCCTAGAATCATCGAATTATCGCAATTCTAGGTTGCAGGCGTTGCAGTTTGCATCTAAATGTCAGCAACCGAAAAACAAGGAGGATAACATGAAATTATTGATACGCTGGATAATTGCTGCCTTTTCGCTCTTTGTTGCGGCCTGGCTGGTGCCGGGCATCAGGGTCGAAGGTAATGCATGGCTCATTTTCACGGTGATGGCGGTCATCCTTGGTTTCGTAAATGCAGTGATTCGTCCGATACTTGCCCTGCTTACCTGTTCGCTAATTATCCTGACATTGGGTTTATTTGTACTGGTGATAAATGCATTGACGCTGTGGCTGGCTTCGGCTATTGCAGTCAACTGGTTCGGTGTTGGTTTCTACGTGGATGGTTTCTGGTCAGCATTTCTGGGCGCACTCATCGTAAGTATAGTAACCGTAATACTTTCTGCTGTGCTTAAAGAACCGGTGCGACAGCGTAGCACGTAAGCTTCGCTTACGTTGATTACAGCGATAAAAATACGTATCTCTGTGCCGTCTAGTGAATAATGTGAGTAAGAGACAGAAGATCGCTGTGTTTGCGCCGATTGCATTGTTGGCGTCGATGTATTTTGTCTACCGGCAATTAGCACATGTGTATGGCAGTCAATTAGCCTGGTACGCAGGGTTCTGGATATACTGGCTAAGTTGGGGTGTCACTTTCTCATTCGCGATAGCCAGGAAGGAAGATATATTAAGGTTGATCCGTCCGCGAAGGCCCGATACGAAGGTTGTGCTGCTCGTCATTTTTCCGTTGATAATGACTGTAGTGTTCAGAGTCCTTACCGGATCACAGTATATTAAGCCGAGTGCTCTCTGGACGGTTCTTTTGATATCGACTGCGTTTGGTAACGGGTTTTTTGAGGAAGTCCTGTGGCGTGGCGTATATCTAAATTTCTTTCCCGAGAGCATCTTCTATAGTATAATATGGCCCGCATTCTGGTTTGCTCTCTGGCACTATATTCCAGGTTCGCTTTCACCGAATTCGAACGTAATAGGACTGATGATTGGTTCTGGATTATTCGGGCTTTATCTGGGGTTTTTGGCTAAGAAAACCGGATCAATTTGGTGGTGCATAGTTTGTCATACACTGGGCGGGGTTGTTATGATCGTCTGAGTGTATGATTTCAGATGCCTTATTCACGATGTTTGAACAATGTTGACAGTTTGTTAGTTTTCGTGATAATAACAGCGGAGCGAGTATGGCGCGAGGATGCAAACACAGATGGTATGTTGTACATTCTGGTTCGATTTTTTCTGATTCTCCAGGATGCATAAAACTGAATTCATTCATATTATCATGCACGTTATGCCTTTGTATTTCATGCACGCAGGGGCCAAAAGAAGAACAGAAGTTCTGGGCACTGGCAACGACCGGGGTTCTTA harbors:
- a CDS encoding phage holin family protein, which codes for MKLLIRWIIAAFSLFVAAWLVPGIRVEGNAWLIFTVMAVILGFVNAVIRPILALLTCSLIILTLGLFVLVINALTLWLASAIAVNWFGVGFYVDGFWSAFLGALIVSIVTVILSAVLKEPVRQRST
- a CDS encoding CPBP family intramembrane metalloprotease, with product MSKRQKIAVFAPIALLASMYFVYRQLAHVYGSQLAWYAGFWIYWLSWGVTFSFAIARKEDILRLIRPRRPDTKVVLLVIFPLIMTVVFRVLTGSQYIKPSALWTVLLISTAFGNGFFEEVLWRGVYLNFFPESIFYSIIWPAFWFALWHYIPGSLSPNSNVIGLMIGSGLFGLYLGFLAKKTGSIWWCIVCHTLGGVVMIV